The following are encoded together in the Parabacteroides chongii genome:
- a CDS encoding family 20 glycosylhydrolase: MKQKLLITFILCLWLPAVYADGSLNLLPWPQQVDWTKQTFSGKEISLSLDGNTEQMVTDWLQESNIGINPASRKVFRVTLTDNFPEAKINPEEAYKLQVSSQGISIEATTEQGVYWAIQTLRQLTEKKGDKSYITGCTITDWPAFRIRGFMQDVGRSYISMEELKREIAKLAQYKINVFHWHLTENQSWRLESKIFPMLNDSIHTTRMPGKYYTLEEAKELVEFCKQHQVLLIPEFDMPGHSAAFISTFRHDMQSPEGMKILKLLIEEVCETFDVPYLHIGTDEVKFTNPQFVPEMVAFVRSKGKKVISWNPGWHYQPGEIDMIHMWSYRGKLQEGIPAIDSRFHYLNHFDTFADLRGLFMSNIYRHTEGSDDMAGVILAVWNDRLVQPEEKIINENYLYPNMLTIAERSWRGGGYEYFDKYGTNMPPESSEEYKAFAEFEQRLLWHKEHHFKGYPFPYVKQTGIRWRITDAFPNNGNKDSIFPPETELKDSYTYEGKTYGTNDTEGAGIYLRHVWGNTIPCFYKDPQENHTAYAWTWVYSPKDQEAGAWIEFQNYGRSEMDLAPPQGQWDYKGSRIWLNDEEILPPVWTATHKEKSNEVPLGNENCVGREPTKVHLQKGWNKVFMKLPVGEFRLPEVRLVKWMFTFALVTPDGEKAVDGLIYSPDRKR; encoded by the coding sequence ATGAAGCAAAAACTGCTCATAACATTTATACTATGTTTATGGCTACCGGCGGTCTATGCTGACGGTAGCCTGAACTTACTTCCCTGGCCGCAGCAGGTGGATTGGACGAAGCAGACCTTCTCCGGCAAGGAGATTTCCCTCTCGCTGGACGGCAACACCGAACAAATGGTTACCGACTGGCTGCAGGAAAGCAATATCGGCATAAATCCTGCCAGCAGGAAAGTGTTCCGGGTAACTCTTACCGACAACTTTCCGGAAGCGAAAATAAATCCGGAGGAAGCCTACAAACTACAGGTTTCATCGCAGGGAATCTCCATCGAAGCAACCACCGAACAGGGAGTGTATTGGGCTATCCAGACGCTCCGCCAGCTGACGGAGAAAAAGGGTGACAAATCCTATATCACAGGATGCACCATTACAGACTGGCCCGCTTTCCGTATCCGCGGATTTATGCAGGACGTAGGCCGTTCGTATATCTCGATGGAAGAACTGAAACGCGAGATAGCCAAACTGGCACAATATAAGATCAACGTATTCCACTGGCACCTCACGGAGAATCAGTCCTGGCGCCTGGAAAGTAAAATCTTCCCGATGCTCAACGACAGTATCCATACGACTCGTATGCCGGGTAAATACTACACATTGGAAGAAGCCAAAGAACTGGTCGAGTTCTGTAAGCAACATCAGGTATTACTCATTCCCGAATTTGATATGCCGGGACACAGTGCCGCTTTCATCAGCACCTTCCGCCACGACATGCAAAGTCCGGAAGGCATGAAAATACTGAAACTGCTGATTGAAGAAGTGTGCGAGACATTCGATGTGCCGTACCTGCATATCGGAACCGACGAAGTGAAATTCACCAACCCGCAATTCGTTCCCGAAATGGTTGCTTTCGTACGGTCAAAAGGCAAAAAAGTAATCTCCTGGAATCCGGGATGGCACTATCAGCCGGGAGAGATCGACATGATCCATATGTGGAGTTATCGGGGTAAGCTACAGGAAGGAATCCCCGCCATAGACTCACGTTTCCATTATCTGAACCATTTCGATACTTTTGCCGATCTGCGCGGATTGTTCATGAGCAATATCTACCGTCATACCGAAGGCAGCGATGATATGGCAGGTGTGATCCTGGCTGTCTGGAACGACCGCCTGGTACAACCGGAAGAGAAAATCATCAACGAGAACTATCTGTATCCGAACATGCTGACCATTGCCGAACGTTCCTGGAGAGGGGGCGGCTATGAATACTTCGATAAATACGGCACGAATATGCCTCCGGAAAGTAGCGAGGAATACAAAGCATTTGCAGAATTCGAGCAGCGTCTGCTCTGGCATAAAGAACATCATTTCAAAGGTTATCCGTTCCCGTACGTTAAACAGACAGGTATCCGCTGGCGCATCACCGATGCTTTCCCGAATAACGGAAACAAGGACAGCATATTCCCTCCGGAAACCGAATTGAAAGACAGTTATACATACGAAGGAAAGACATACGGCACCAACGACACCGAAGGAGCCGGAATCTATCTGCGCCATGTATGGGGCAACACAATTCCCTGCTTCTATAAAGATCCGCAGGAAAACCATACCGCTTATGCCTGGACCTGGGTTTACTCTCCCAAAGACCAGGAAGCCGGTGCCTGGATCGAGTTCCAAAACTACGGACGCTCGGAAATGGACCTCGCCCCGCCACAGGGACAATGGGACTATAAAGGAAGCCGTATATGGCTGAACGACGAAGAGATACTGCCTCCTGTATGGACAGCTACCCACAAGGAGAAATCGAATGAAGTTCCGCTGGGGAACGAGAACTGTGTAGGCCGTGAACCGACGAAAGTCCATCTGCAAAAAGGATGGAACAAAGTGTTTATGAAACTGCCTGTAGGGGAATTTCGTCTGCCGGAAGTACGGCTCGTCAAGTGGATGTTCACCTTCGCACTCGTTACGCCGGACGGAGAAAAAGCAGTGGACGGACTGATCTACTCGCCGGATAGGAAAAGATAA